The Medicago truncatula cultivar Jemalong A17 chromosome 7, MtrunA17r5.0-ANR, whole genome shotgun sequence genome includes the window AGACAAGATGTTGGGGGCCTTGTAGCGGCACACAAGCTTCCGAAGGTTTTCAATGAACGAAGGCACGAAGAATCAAATGCAGCCATACGGGGTAGCGCAACACCTGGCATCTCAAAAGTGTGTGAGCATTGCATGTACTTGTTTGAACTATTCACATTTACTAATAGCCATGATAAATTCCTTGCCAATATGTGCTATCTTCTTAGGGCTGAATTGTGTCTACAATCTATTAGATATCTATGGTAGAGTTGGGCAAGAGAAAGGAGAGAAGAAAGAATGTGTAGTACttcaaaattaaagttgttattgttggaaATCGTTGTGCAAAAGATTATATCAGTTTGGAAACAATCTCAATTGATTTTCTTGGGGGAATCTTATCCCAGATTTTATTGGgataaaaattttcatcaatagGTTGTCTCTACCCAATTATAGCTTTAAGTAGCTTATTCAATTTATAATtaccatttataatttttttattgttattattctgTCCTCTTATTAGAATTTTATTGTTACCAACGATAGCACACGATAATTAATTTGTTGCAAAAACTCATGAATCATGGTATTATTTCTCCttgaacacacacacacacaattaTGTGTAAATTGACAGTGAAATCTTCAAGCTCAAATCTGTCTTGTCTTAAGAAAGAAATATGGGGTTTGACATTCCCTGAAAGCCGGCATTTGAAttgtaaaatgtttttgtacacaATTCCGTGGAAATATAGGGTGAAATGTTCGAATTTAAATTTCACTTATCTTAAGGAAGAAAGATTTAGCTTGACAGTACCTGAAATATTAGTATGCATTTGAATTGTAAAACATGTAGTCATTTTAGGGTTAGTTTTGTTGTATAATAGTCTAATTAACAACTCTACAGGGTCAAGATGAAATCGGTGCTTCACCAATTGAGATTGCTAGAGCATTTATGGGTTCCCAAGCATCCGAAGGAGGCCCCAGTTCTAAAAACATGATTCAAACTGTCGAAAGCACAATGCTCCTTACTGATGAAGCTGCAATAAAATCATATGATCCATCACCATCAAAAAAGTCACCAACAGGCTGGCCAGGGGCATTCGTGCAGCATGCTTACTCAACACCACAAAGTCAGGGAAGCAAATATGGATTTCTTAATCATGCACGGACTCCGTATTCCAAAACTCTATTAACAAAGTCTAAGTCCAAGGTTTGTTTTTTCAGATATAACATATCTTGTACTTCAATGCTCaaattgtatttaaaattgtattgttttttgttttctttttctccagTTGATTCATACCCAAGGCAGTTACAGCCGCATTTCATCAACTCCTCTCCGTCAATCACAAACAAGTCTGTATCTGAAGGTAGGTCTCAATGATCTGTTATTGTGATTCTATTCGACTTATTGTATGTTGATTCCCTTAACACCCCATAGCTAATACTGAAATTCTTATGTAACAGTCTTAATGGTTATAATTATTGGTTAGAATAAGTTAATTTTGGTTGAAGTTTGATCCTTTCACGGTCTATGGCATTCTTATCTATCTTGCTTACTTGTTTGACCTTTGCTTATGTTAAGCGTTAAGAGATTGTAGATAAATGATACTGACagatttttatttaatcaattaaTGGGTGATCACATTTCAAAACTTAACTTGCTACCAAACTCGATTGTACGAGCCAAATATCTAAAATTTCCTGCTTTGACTTTAGCATTCAGAGGTGTGCTGGGAAAATGGAGACGATGCAATTTTATTTGGCATCCTAGTGTTTGTAAAGAGTAAAGACCAAGATTTTTTTCACTTATTAGTTTGGTTATTGCCTACAAACTttaaattaaagattttgtAGATATATTCTAATAATGAAATTGAAACTTTTCATATCTCAAGTAAAGGGCATCTAAAACCTCGAAAATTTGATCATGAAAGTAGGAATTTTTTGTGCTTTTTTCTGAATCTGGCaagttttgtcaaaataatttaactttttttaatcaagttcATCTCAAGCTTCGGTCATTAtgtttgtttgagattttattatttaactatcttgtatttgaatttggTTCATTCCTTTagtttcaatattttatttaattctttaaaatGGTTGATTACTTTTTCCTTTCTGCTGGTAATTGGTTActaacataattatataataaacataGGACAAATCTGAAGTTGGTGCATCGGAAAGTGGATATGGGTCTGTTGGACCTATTCGTCGAACTAGGCATAAGGTTGGTGTACAATCAACTTCACGGAGACCGGCATATTCATCTATGAGTTCTTCACAGAGAGAAAATTCCAGTTTTATTGAATCTTCAACTCCTACTGTTGCAACAAGAATGGATCTGGGCTGGATGAGCAGCAGTCATAAGCCATTGGGCTTTGAGCGCAGTGTTCCAACAGTACCCACGCATACTAGTTTGATGGCTAAGAAGATATTGGAGCATATTGATAGAAACATTCCCACTCCTAAGGAGAAATCTGCTGAGCTGAAGCTAGCAACTAAATGGAATAATGCTGAATCTTCGGTTAATACAAGTACTGTCTTTTCAAATGTAGACAATGGCTTGGTTAAACCAAAAGATGTTAGCCCTAGTAAATACAATGAGTTTTGTGGAACGGATTCTATTCTAAGAAATGAAGATGAAGGGAACTGCAATGTTGATATTCAACCTAGGGAGAGTACTGATAAATCTGTTGACATCACAAAAGAAGGGACTTTGACATCTGACCTGAATGTTCACAGAAGTATCCCCAGACTCGCTAATGATGCAAGGACTACACAAAATTTTGGTAGTTCTCAAATGTTTTCAGTGAAGTCTACTGACAAGGTACTCTATTTTATGGCCATTAATGTTTTTACATGTAGTTTTGTCCTAAATTTGTCACACAAGGATAAGGCGAGAAAAATTGTTTGtctgtttgaaaaaaaaacgaTTTTGGGGCTAAATTATATGTAGTTTTATGCACCCTGTGGTATTATAATATAGCAAAATTGGATAGTTTAGATGACCAATGGTAGAAGAAGGAATTAAGTTGTAACAACCTTACCTACATGGAGATAATGGCAAGATAGTGGGAAAGGCATCCAGAAATAAAGGTTTTGGGGCTGGGAAGTTATTTTGTGGTAGCCAATTTACTAATTATTTATAGATTTAAATATTATGGTCATtgtcaaatataattatttatttaatatcttgAAAATTTTGTTATCAAGTGTTCCCTATAATGTATAAATACACCCTTCTTTGTTTGAGTCCATTTTTCAGTTTTGAACATACACCAAATAATACTAAGGACTAAATAAAAAGTTCTCTCGTGGATTTGGTCATTACATAGGCTTAAAAATCCTCCTTGCCCCTCTCTAGATTTTTCTCTCAAacctctctctagaatttcTCATCGCCTCCCTCCTCAAATCCAAATCCTTTCTCTTCCGATGTAGACCACTGGAGTGGTGGTGCGACGAGGTTCAACCTCCGCACCACCGGTGACCCTCTTCCCGTCCGGCGGTTGTTGTGCCTTGTTCTGCTTGCCGGAGGTTGGTGTTGCTGCGGTCGGAGTGTCTTCTGTGTTCTCTTCCCCTGTGGTTGGTGCTGCTGAGGTCGGAGTGAGCTAGGCAGTGGTGCTTCCACCTTGACGGAGGGTTTTTGGGTGTTGTAGGTGGGCGGCGCTGCCACTGGTCTAGGCTAGTGTTGtcgcgccgccgcgccggagtgtcggtttttttctttcgttttttttttccggtTTCTGTCCAGATCTGCTATAgattttggtggtggtggtgagttGTGGCCACGTTTTTGGAGGTTTGGTGGTGATGGCTCCCTCTTGCGTTTTCCTCAGTCCGTGATGCATTTCCAACTCCTTCCATCACTGCTTTGCTGCTGTCACTGTTCCGATATGTTTTATTGGCCAAACCCTCTTTTCATTTCGGAACTTTGAGCTCTCTATTGTGGCTGGTTTCCTTTTGCAGTCTATCACTGTTGTTCGCGGTGTGAGGCTTGGTGGTGGTGGAACTGTCACGGATCCGTTTTGTTTGGAGGTGTTTTGAGAGGTGGTAGTGGTGGCGTATAATAGATGTGGTGGTTGGTGCTGTTTTCTCCGtggtgtggtggtggtgatgtgtAGTGGTGCTGATATGCGGGGATGTGGTGGTGGTGTGTGATGGTGGTGGTGCCTTTTCCTTGTCACCGATCTGGATTGTGTTTTCCACTTCAAACCGGCGTCGCTGCTCGTGTTTTGTTGTTGGTTTTCAGTCTTCCTCTGATCTGTATTTGTGTGGCCATCTGTTTTCTTGGTGAGGCGGTTTGGCGGAATAgtttttggtggtggtgatggggaggagtggtggtggtggtggctcGTTTTGAGGTGGTGGTAGTGGCGGTGATGTGTGATTTGGATTGGTGGTCGCAGATCTGGTGTTGAAACGCTCTGTGGACGGGAGCTTTTTCAGGGGGTGGTCTAGGAGGTGGgtgtttttgtggtggttgttgTGAGTGATTTCTTTTGGAGGCCGCCTTTGTTATTCGGGTCCATATCCGTTGTTGCTTACTCTTGTTTGTGTTTAGGGTGCTTTGACGATGGATGTCCTTCGATCTGAGCAGCTTCctttttttgatttgattgacGTTTGGCACAACCGCAAATCATGCCGTTTGTCTTACCTTTTGTGTGTTGGATGTTGGTGGGCCGATTATTttgcttcgagatcgggagCTGGTGTCTTActgcaattttgttttgattggcTTTGGTGTTTCTCACGTGGACCGGGGGTGAGGTGGCCTTCTGATTTTGTCCTGAAGTTTGGTGGGCCGAtcgcttttgattcgagatcgggagtcagttCTTTGGTTCAAGTTTGGTTTTTGGCTTTTTTAGGTGTTCTTTCGGTGGACTGGAGATTGTGCGGTGGTGGAGGATGATTGATTTTTAGAAAAGGTAGAAGTGGCTCAGTTTGGGTGTTGAGGACTGGTTTTCTTTTACAAAGGTGTTCTTTTggggtgagtagtgacgatgggTGTTATGGATGCCGTTTTACTATGGTCGGTTGACTAGGAGTCATTTTCAGGTGGGGTTGTGTTTTTTTGGTGGGTGTTGTCCTTTTGAGTGTTGAtcgcttggttgttgttgtgaaCAAAAAGAATATACATTACATAGATCAGTTTGTTACAATGAATTCTACAGGGAATAAGACGAAAAACTAGATATATAAGggataaaaatatatctaaattgttttttttttatatattatattatcatcACAATACATATGTTTTTGGCCTACTATTTCATGAACGTAATGTTTTTGATGTACTAACTGTGCAGGATGTTTTGATGGCTCTCCCAAGTGTTGGTCAGTATCCTTTAGTAAATCAAGAAAAGAAGACAGTCGCTAATAATGCCGCTAGTAAACCAGTTTTAGCTCCAATTTCCATCAAGAAGCCTGAATCAAAATGGGCCTTAGCATCAGATAACAGCTCGGGATTTACCTTCCCTGTTACAGCAACCTCGTCTGTATTCTCTGAACCGCCAACACCATCCATCATGCCATTATTATTCTCTACTGGTAATCAGCAACAATTAGAAGAAACATCTAATCAATTGTTATACAGTTTTGGAGTTAAAATGTCAAATCCAGCAGTAGTCTTTTCCTTCCCTTCCACAAGCAATACAGTTGATAATGATGCTGGAGTCATAAAGTATAACTTTGGTTCAATCAATACGGCAAGGCTGTCGTTTTCATTTGAAAAAACTGCTGTCAACTGTTGAGTAAAACGAACAAATGAGGTTCCAAAAGATTGTCTCTGCTAATTTTTTACCTctcatttctttatttatacCCTTCAACAGGCTACCAGCAGGTTTTGTACTTTAGCTTACAATTTGTTTTAAGGTGAATATGAGGAAAATGATGTCGTTTTGGTGCAGAAAATGTGATGTTTATGGTTCTCATGATCTCATCCCACTTGtgtattttctttctaaaacgCATCTCATCGGAAAACATAAAAGGTTATATGATGAGATCTTTTTATTCGAGAAGGATTTTGTCGCAGGGCATGCAACCTTGATTCATGCATTGCGCTTTTTTTCTACTAGAGaagtacatttttattttttatcatgagCGATTAGACAAAAaccttctaaaattttaaacttttgtaaaaaaaccCCGACTTTTAAGAAAGTATATATGTTGGAGTTGAAATATTAATCAGGAATATATATCATTAGAATGAATATAATGGACacatgtaagaaaaaaaaaaattatgtatagaTATTTTCTTATACATAAAATTGATTAGAATAAATAACTTGATTTTAGTCAAATAATTACTTAAAATTTTCTatatcaatttgattttaacaatttgtttttattaaaattatatgtatagatATTTGAACCTTTTAAATTGTATTAAACagtacttatattttttaatgacattaacaatataacaaaagtttttctatcatatgtgaatttgcacatgttaagaagatCAAAGTGATTCTTCGGCTTTTAGACCCCTAAATTTTTTCCATATTCACTTTTGATCcatcttttaaagtaaattcatatgtagaattcatatttttgaattaaatttgcggaaaagtttataatattaaatatgaattttaatatttttggtggttaaaaattcatattttgttaaaaagttctaatattttttggtagagatttttacaatattatacacatttcttcacaattttataaaaaaatacataaagtaggaaaattttagaaggactatAACAAAAActtgaaatatttatagggcccaaaaacatatttaatcataatttatGTGTATAAATTAGTTTTAGTTTAGTTGAAAAAAATCACCAAAAGGTGTGGTTTGTACCAATGTATTGtgaagataaataatatttgtagaactattttttgacaatttttgtaacaactttctcttccattctcacattatgtttttactttctccatgttgttttgatttttgtgccaatacctcattttaattatgaatttatggttgttacaaaaattgtcattaaaatgGTCGTTCAAATAATACAACTCTATTGTGTACGTTTAAACAAGATTTATGGGTGAATGTTAATGGATTGTGTATGTTGTGTTGTAAATCAGTGCACGCTTTCATTCTCCTTACGCCCAAACCCAAGCTTTCATTCTCACCATCTAAAATGTCCTCCCGACGTTGAATTTCAACTCTCGACAGAATCAGCGCCCTTCCTGATTCCGTTATCTGCcacattctttcttttctccCTACCAAACAATCTGCTGCCACAAGCATTCTCTCCAAAAGATGGAATCCATTGTGGCACTCAGTTTTCACTCTCAACTTCGACGATCAAAGCTTTACAGACTTCCACGCTTTTCTACTTTTCGTCTACTCAGTCATGCTCATCCGTGACCCCACATTGCCTATCCGATTGTTCCACCTCAAATGTGGTACCTCACCGGGATGTTATCCTCATGATATCAATCGATTTGTTCCTGTTGCTGTCAAAAAAGGAATTGAGAATCTCATCTTAGATTTTACCGGCGCTAGTCACGATTTTCTAATCAGATTAGGTCTTACTTTTTCATACAAATGCTAGTCTAAATGCTTTCATACAAGAGCAAGGTTTAAGAACTGCGTACatgattttgcctaaaaaatacatttagaaaaaaaaaccaaactagAAATAAACCAAACTTGGTCTTACAATTTGGGCTAAATTATATTGGAGGTCTGTAAGcttaagttattttattttaacaggttggttttttaagtttttctttacCACTTAagtcttttaaattatttaaattttacaagTTAATTCCTTAAGTTATTTTGTATTACTTAggtcttttaaattatttaactttAATAATATCGGAGATTTCAGATCTTAAAAATGTAAGTGATTCGGCGTTTAAAAGTTATAATTAAGTAACTTAAAAGACCCCCCTTCCTGACTGAAATTCCGGGACGTAGTGGATAAATGTCGTATACGATGTCAAGACATCAGAAATGTCAAATGCTATGTCCAGACAtgtaacaacacaaataacaaataacttAATGTAAAGTGCATGAAGGAAATAAGACAAGATATTTGTTAACCAAGTTCGGTGTAACGTCACCTACATCTGGGGGGCTACCAAGCTAGGAAGGAAATCTACTATAATAGTATCAGTTTGAAGCCTTCATAAACTTCTCCAGTCTACTAGCTTTGCAGCTGATTGCTACCCGTGTGATTTCTATCTAAGGCACTCCTAGATATGAGAGCCCCACTTACTTCCAGTCAATCACTCACCAGTGATAATCAACACTTACAAATGAAATGGAGACACTCCGTGTAAAACATAATCCACTCTTGCTTAAAAGCTTGCGAGTGATTCAGAACTTACAACTCAACTAACAGTGCAACTCTAGCATCAAGGTGATATAAGAGTGGCTCACAAACAACAAGgactcaaaaccctaataaGACTCTTTTGTTAAATGATGGCTTTGATCCAATACAGCTCAAATAAAACAAACCATCTTTGTGCTTTGATAATCAATGGCATGACCTAGAAAGGTATACAAAATAAAGCACAAGGCTTAACAATGAAACCCTAATAGACTCCATTCAATTATATTGAATTGGGTGAATAAAACCAGGGTATGAGTCTTTCCATTCAACAACTTGAGATTTTTCTTCACAGGCTAAACAATTTCAGCtgacaataattatatttcacCTACAATCTTCTAGAAGCAACCTATATTTTTCacaaatatatttgcatcaaatattCCTTCCGTAGATATATTTGCATCatacgatacaaaaatatatttgctatccataaatatattttcagcaacAATCTCCTTGAAGCAcacaaatatatttgaaacaaatcttttatattttctacaacaatcttcacaaaatattttttaccaaatcTATTTTGCAAATACAATTCAAATATACGCCAACATTAAACTGACAAATGGAAGCTTCTAGAAACACACGCGCCTTTTGGAGTACAAGTCATCATCTGTAAAACCTTAAAAATTATActctccctccggtcctatatataagaaaattttcaaaaataattctggtcctaaatataagaaaatattacaACTTTTAAGGTGTAGTTATTGTTCAAAAGACTTTTCTATCCCTTAtttaatgtgtttgtttttaatatCAGTAAGTGTATTTAatgtttcacaattttttatgagGGTATATTTGTAATAGTATGCAAAAAGTTACACTAATTAATGATTGCATtggttttaatgttttttggtttttcatagagggagtaataaataatcttgattaaattttaatgagtttattgttatgaaaataagtaaatagagagagtaatagagagaaagagaagaagagagaataaggAGAAATATTCTTATTCACTAATCTGTATatcaatgttacaaatgagctcggaaaatagagtagcttatgaaTTAAGCCCAATAACCTAATAGTATGGCCCACTAACACATTTGCTATTTGGACatccactattaatatttataacatttataaaattataaacctCACTCATCACTCACCAGCCCCCATATCTCCCCACTCTCGTTGAATCGTaaccctctctctctctgcttCTATCTCCTAAACCCTACTTTTGGTTCTCATTATCATCATATTCAATGTCATCGCACCGTTCAATCCCAAATGTGGACAGAATCAGCAACCTACCGGACTCCGTTATCTGCcacattctctcttttctctctacCAAACAATCTGCTGCAACAAGCATTCTCTCTAAAAGATGGAATCCATTGTGGCACTCAGTTTTCACTCTCGACTTCGACGACCAAAGCTTTACAGACTTCCACACTTTTCGACATTTTGTCTACTCAGGGGCGTccctgagggggtgcaaacagctcaaacgagctgggcctccctcaaggatgggcctcaattttttttttatttttatatctagTATAATGGTGGTTTCTTTTTAGGCCCCCTTAATATCTCTTAGGCCCCCTAAGATTATTTCATTCCCTCACAAGGATGGGCCTCTTTTAGGATTAATAGAATTAGTTCctcttgattttggtgttaggtgggggttcctcatgtatacggtagtcattttcacctctgggtgtaccgcatatatacgacaccttgtatttatcttttaaaaaatataaatagaacattgctcttttaaaaaaaattatgttttgattttatcactgacCTCTTTTCATTTCCAGAGCCGAGCCTTCGAATTCTCATGGACGGCCCTGTGTCTACTCTGTCATGCTCACCCGTGACCCCACATTGCCCATCCGAATGTTCCACCTCAAATGTGGTACCTCCCCGGGATGTGATCCACATGATATCAATCGATTTGTTCCTGTTGCTGTCAAAAAAGGAATTGAGAATCTCATCTTAGATTTTACTAGCGCTGGTCACGATTTTCTAATCAGATTAAGTCCTActttgtcaagtgttttcaactGCGGCAGGAACCTTGTGGTTCTTAAGTTGAAAACAATAATAGGGAGGGTTCTTCCTCAAATCGATTTTCCCTTGCTTAAAACTCTCCATTTGGAAAAGGTTGCGATTCTAAGAGATTTTAATAAGCTTATTGAGGGGTGTCCCATTCTAGAGGAGTTGGAAATACCTTATTTACTATGTAGGTTTTCGAAAGATGGTATTGGAGAGTTTAAACACTTGCCCAATTTGGTCAGAGCTAACATTTCTAAATTTGTTCCAAAAAGTATTCAATTTGCTTGGATTTGCAATGCAAAGTTTTTGCGTTTAGAACTGGTATGACTATCACTACATATCACTAGCTAAAGTTCCATTAAGTTGAAACTTATTTCTAATGTTTGTCTTTGTAACCCACATAGCGGCATAGCGAGCATCAAGTTCACGCTTTTCATAACTTAACTCACATGGAGCTTATATTCACATCAAATTGGCGTACCAAATGGAAGTGGTTGCTAGAAATGCTGAAGAATTGCCCTAAACTTCAAAATCTTACCCTTCACAAGGTTGTACTTATGTcaatgataataatttttttgtagctCTACTTtcaactaatttaattttttttcttctttctatgtGGATTTTGACAGCTTTATGGACATGGTATTGATGAGGATGATTGGAAGGAACCAGAAATTATTCCAAACTGCCTTTCCTCTCAACTAAGAACATGCTCGCTTATATATTACAAAGGCATGAAGTGTGAGCTTCAGTTTGCAGAGTATGTTTTGAAGAATGCCAACTTACTGCGCACGATGACAATTAGTGCCTCTCCAGGGGATTTAACTTTAAAGCACCAAATGCTAATGGATTTATCTTTGTGTCCAAGGGGCTCTATTGCATGTAAACTTTCATTCATTTGATTGAAGAAGGTTAGGACACGTCTACTTTAATTCCTATTTTCTAACGTTATATTAGATTCTAGATATGCAATAATATCAATGGGATGGTTTGAAATACATGCACTTTGTTTCATTAGCTAGGTCTCTGtcatatattttcaaataagtTTTTTGATTCTAGCTCCTCCAAACCTGTGAAATTTCCTTCCTTGCtgataattgtttttgttttaagttataTCCATGCTTATTAGTGTCAGGCAGTTGTTTACTAAATACTGATATGACACAGAACTTGAACCATCACTAAGTTCATATTGAAATTTGATTGCATGCATGTTGTTGAAGCTGTAAACAGTAGTCTCACAAACAGTACGACAATGCATTAGGTAGTCTTTTGAATGAGTTGCTCACTCTCTAagttaaaaatatgtttgtcAAGTATGTCTTTTCGCTCGCCCACACGAAGGCATAGGTTGTGCACCTGAATGCACAACTAAAGATTTAAAATGTAGTTCTACGACTCTATGCTAATGCTATAAAAGTaacttttttatctttttacatAATTAAGGTTTGTGCCTTGGAACATGTTTATTGTGGACATGTGGAATGGAAGTCACTGATATTATTATAGTTTGCAACTACACAAACTAACTAGTTGAATGTGAGTGTGCTTTCAATGGAAAATTGACAATGTGGTCTTAGTTTGTTTTAAAGTCTGTCAGTCAAGTTCAATACAGTGTTTTCGAATGTCGGCCATGGTGCATATTGGTGGCTATTTTTGGGCTCGCCCCCATGGTAAATATCGGCTGATGTTGTAGGTTTTTCCGCCATAATCCTCTATGACGGCACCACAGGGCAGCCAGTATGGTAATCCTCTATGATGGCACCACAAGGCGGCTAGTATGGTGGGATTTTGGCTCTCCGCCATCCACCATCGGCAACACTTGGTCAATATCAGTTTCAGAGCATGTTTGGCCCTCCTTATTTTCTACTTATCTTTCACTTCTAAGAAGAAGTAGGGTCGaacacaattttaataaaactcTTTGCAAAAGAAGTAACTTATTTGTAAAGAAGAAAACCACATAGAAgtgacttttaaaataagttgttgaaATGAACTTTAAACCAACTTACACGGCACTATGCATAATTGATTCATCATTTGATCTCATATggaacattttttcttttcttttattatttattgtgtaTCTCATTCCAATTTTTACTGGTGCCCATCCAGCTCCAACcattaaatattttagttttaatttttttattttaattaaaaatgctATCGAAATATGCATAGTCCGTGGCCAGCGtgtttattttctaataatttcaGTAGCAACATATAGAACTATCTAATGTTAGAGTATTTTTTTTCGAGGAAAACATTATAGCAATATATACATGTTAGGTTATCCAATTTTTTCACCATATAttatcaaaatattaattatcaaaatggttaaatatgttacaaggtaattattatttgataatactaatttttataatattattaaaatataacacacaCTATGATACGTTTTTTACGAAATAAAATATCATAGtgttttttggtacaaaatatCGTAGTTATAGATAATATATTGTTGAATTCTTTTCAAATAATTACTCTTGTAAAATACTTTGTTTGTGTTTAATAAAAGTATTTATGAACTTTTATTTATCACACATACAAAATTCATATCTTTTCCTTATTAATCAATTACGGTCAagactttcaattaaaaaaaaaaaaaagagtttgtcTATTATGTATCCGGTCCAACAATAGACCATCATATTTTCAGTAAACTTTAATacaatgttatttttcttttcaatttaatttttttattattataaaacgTATGCtttaccataatttttttttaaaacaactacAAATTGTAAATGTCCATCTTGAGACTATTTTTGAGAGGTCTATATTAGACaacccaaattttttttactaattaagatgaaaaaaataagaaatgccAAACGACTTTaactttaaagtttaaattttcAACTTTATAATCAAAGTAACTTTTAGACCTCAAAAAAGTAGGGTCAAACGCACCCTCATTGTGGTAgcatttacaattttttttactagtaCCTTGTCAAGTTTTGTTTAACTAGATGCATCCACTTGCTTAACTAATTTAATCAAGGCCTACAACAGTTTAGGGTTGGTTTTGTATCTACTTATGTGAGTGTTGAATGACAATGAAAATTTCTTCTTTACTGGGATTGTTTCCTTATTGTGATATACTAATAtgacttttctttttctattgacATTTTGTTTAGTAAATTTTGTGTGC containing:
- the LOC25497956 gene encoding nuclear pore complex protein NUP1 isoform X2, producing the protein MDQITPLPSTAPEQRGAGGKLRKPPPRKPPASPYARPPSNRRWISKLVDPAYRIIADGATRFLPSFFSATDSATNPPSIEDDQGKLGTSEQHNEDSLLKINLHLPQSELSKMASIGDGSSKQNSSFDFVLPRRVEKGEQHENNKLSDIEQLVKRTKFTRDEFNRMVEILNSREIDVLNVEEGKEHTNLTSRQDVGGLVAAHKLPKVFNERRHEESNAAIRGSATPGISKGQDEIGASPIEIARAFMGSQASEGGPSSKNMIQTVESTMLLTDEAAIKSYDPSPSKKSPTGWPGAFVQHAYSTPQSQGSKYGFLNHARTPYSKTLLTKSKSKLIHTQGSYSRISSTPLRQSQTSLYLKDKSEVGASESGYGSVGPIRRTRHKVGVQSTSRRPAYSSMSSSQRENSSFIESSTPTVATRMDLGWMSSSHKPLGFERSVPTVPTHTSLMAKKILEHIDRNIPTPKEKSAELKLATKWNNAESSVNTSTVFSNVDNGLVKPKDVSPSKYNEFCGTDSILRNEDEGNCNVDIQPRESTDKSVDITKEGTLTSDLNVHRSIPRLANDARTTQNFGSSQMFSVKSTDKDVLMALPSVGQYPLVNQEKKTVANNAASKPVLAPISIKKPESKWALASDNSSGFTFPVTATSSVFSEPPTPSIMPLLFSTGNQQQLEETSNQLLYSFGVKMSNPAVVFSFPSTSNTVDNDAGVIKYNFGSINTARLSFSFEKTAVNC
- the LOC25497956 gene encoding nuclear pore complex protein NUP1 isoform X1 — encoded protein: MDQITPLPSTAPEQRGAGGKLRKPPPRKPPASPYARPPSNRRWISKLVDPAYRIIADGATRFLPSFFSATDSATNPPSIEDDQGKLGTSEQHNEDSLLKINLHLPQSELSKMASIGDGSSKQNSSFDFVLPRRVEKGEQHENNKLSDIEQLVKRTKFTRDEFNRMVEILNSREIDVLNVEEGKEHTNLTSRQDVGGLVAAHKLPKVFNERRHEESNAAIRGSATPGISKGQDEIGASPIEIARAFMGSQASEGGPSSKNMIQTVESTMLLTDEAAIKSYDPSPSKKSPTGWPGAFVQHAYSTPQSQGSKYGFLNHARTPYSKTLLTKSKSKLIHTQGSYSRISSTPLRQSQTSLYLKDKSEVGASESGYGSVGPIRRTRHKVGVQSTSRRPAYSSMSSSQRENSSFIESSTPTVATRMDLGWMSSSHKPLGFERSVPTVPTHTSLMAKKILEHIDRNIPTPKEKSAELKLATKWNNAESSVNTSTVFSNVDNGLVKPKDVSPSKYNEFCGTDSILRNEDEGNCNVDIQPRESTDKSVDITKEGTLTSDLNVHRSIPRLANDARTTQNFGSSQMFSVKSTDKDVLMALPSVGQYPLVNQEKKTVANNAASKPVLAPISIKKPESKWALASDNSSGFTFPVTATSSVFSEPPTPSIMPLLFSTGNQQQLEETSNQLLYSFGVKMSNPAVVFSFPSTSNTVDNDAGVIKYNFGSINTARLSFSFEKTAVNC
- the LOC25497957 gene encoding probable FBD-associated F-box protein At5g38565; translated protein: MELIFTSNWRTKWKWLLEMLKNCPKLQNLTLHKLYGHGIDEDDWKEPEIIPNCLSSQLRTCSLIYYKGMKCELQFAEYVLKNANLLRTMTISASPGDLTLKHQMLMDLSLCPRGSIACKLSFI